Genomic DNA from Pseudomonas sp. CCC3.1:
CGGTGATTCGTCTTACCTGAGCGGAGTGGGACTCGATATCCAGTTGCTCCTGGTTGACCAATCTGAACAATTGCAGGTGTGAATAGTCGTTCAACAAGAACGCGGCCAAGTCGACGTTGAGGTCGGCGCGGAGTTTGCCAGCCTGCTGCAATTCTCTCAGTAACCCACTGATTTCAGCCCTGAGCACATCGTTCATGGCGCGATAGCCTTCGGGCAGTTCATTGTCGCCGCCAAACAGAATCAGCGGCAGCAGTTCACGCCAGAGGCTGGGGTGCATGACTTCCATTGCGTAACCGGTCAACCGGCGCTCCAGGTAGCACATCGCGTCGACCGGGTCCTCAATCTCGAAGATCTGGCTGCGGGTATCTTTGAGTGCACGCTGGTCGGCGTCGTGCAGGATTTCCAGAATGATTTCCTGCTTGTTACCAAAATACTTGAACACGGTGGGCGCCGAGACCCCGGCCTGGTTGGCGATCTGTTCGATGGTGGTGCTTTGGAAACCCTGGCGCTCAAACAGTTCGATCGCTGCCTTGCTGATGGCTTGGCGTCGTTCGACTTTCTGACGTTCACGTAGTCCGCTCACGGGAGGTCCTTGTTGCTGTGAAAAAGGGAGCCAGATTTAGCCCAAACATCCATGCAAAATACTTAGTCGAGTAAAACTTTTAAAGCACTAATTTTTGTAGTGCGCTCTTTCGCAGGAAAGCATGACTTGGGAGACGGAGTTTGCGGTGAAGCGTTCGGCGGCCTTACCCCCGAACGCCTACTCTAGCGATGACTGTTGGTACTTCTTCAG
This window encodes:
- a CDS encoding TetR/AcrR family transcriptional regulator, which codes for MSGLRERQKVERRQAISKAAIELFERQGFQSTTIEQIANQAGVSAPTVFKYFGNKQEIILEILHDADQRALKDTRSQIFEIEDPVDAMCYLERRLTGYAMEVMHPSLWRELLPLILFGGDNELPEGYRAMNDVLRAEISGLLRELQQAGKLRADLNVDLAAFLLNDYSHLQLFRLVNQEQLDIESHSAQVRRITELLFYGMRA